From the Jeongeupia sp. HS-3 genome, the window TTTCGAGCAACGAAATCCTCGAAGCGCTGACCGAGCCGCTGAACCAGATCGTCTCGGCGGTGAAGCAGGCGCTGGAACAGACGCCGCCGGAACTGGGCGCCGATATCGCCGACAAGGGCATGGTGCTGACCGGTGGCGGTGCGCTGCTGCGCGATCTGGATCGCTTGCTGATGGAAGAAACCGGCCTGCCGGTGATCGTCGCCGAAGATCCGCTGACCTGCGTCGTGCGCGGTTCGGGCAAGGCGCTCGAGAAGCTCGACAAGGTTACGGCGATCTTCACCCGCGACTGATCAGGCGTACCGGCGCGCTGCGACGAGATCGTCCAGCGGCCGTTTTTATCTGTTGAACACGCGTCTGCCCGGTCATGCAAACCAGCCCTCCCGTTTTTTTCAAACAGGGTCCGAAGCCGCTTACGCGGCTTCTGATCTTCTCGACGCTATCGATCGCGATGATCGTCGGCGATGCGCAGTACGCCATGCTTGGCCGCATTCGCGAGCAGGTATCGGTATTGCTTTATCCGCTGCAATGGGCCGCAACCACGCCCTTTGCCACGCTGCGCAATACCGCCGATTTCCTGTCGCGGCAGAGCGAGCTGATGAGTGAGAACCGCCAGCTCAACGACGCGCAACTGGCCGCGCGCGCGCAGGCGATGAAGCTCAAGGCGGTCGAGGCCGAGAACGCGACCTTGCGTGGCCTGAGCGAGCGTCGCAGCACGGTTGGCCAACCGTCGCAGCTGGCTGAAATCCTCTACAACGGCCGTGATCCGTTTACCTCGCGCCTCATCGTCGATCGCGGTCAGCAGCAGGGCGTGAGCGCCGGGCAGATCGCCATCGATGCGTCCGGTGTCGTTGGCCAGGTGGTGCGGGTGCAGCCGCTGACCAGCGAAGTGCGGCTGATTTCCGATCGCAACCAGATGGTGCCGGTGGTGGTCGAGCGCAATCAATTGCGTACCGTGGTGTACGGCATGGGCGCGCATCAGTCGCTTGAGGTGCGCAATATGGCGCCGAACGTCGACATCAAGCCGGGGGATGTGCTGGTGACCTCGGGGATTGACGGCCTGTATCCGGTGGGTCTGCCGGTTGCCAGAGTGCTCAAGGTCGAGCGCGGCGCGGCATTCGCCAGAGTGATTTGCCAGCCGGTGGCTGCGGTCGATCAACATCGCTTCCTGTTGCTGCTCGATCATCGCAGCGACATGCCGCCGTATCCGGAGGCCGCGTCGCAACCGGCAGCCACGAACAGGAAAGGCAGCTGATGCCCGTTTCCCATCAATTATTGCGGCCGGTAAGCATCGGCTTCATCGTGCTGAGCTTCGTCGTCGCGCTGCTGGTCAATCTGCTGCCATGGCAGGCGTCGATCGCCAACTTCGCACCCGATTTCGTTGCCTTGTTCATCGTCTACTGGGCGCTGAACCAGCCGCGTCGCGTCGGCGTCGCCACCGCCTTCGTGCTGGGCGTGATCGTGGATGTCGGCGATGGCAATGTGCTCGGCCAGCATGCGTTGGCCTACTCGGTGATCGCTTATCTGGTACTGATCCGTCAGCGGCAGCTGGCAGTCTTCGCCTTTTGGCAGCAGGCACTGCTGGTGCTTGGCTTGTTGACGCTGGCGCAAGTCATCATGGTCGTCGTGCGCACGCTGCTTGGCGCACCGTTTGTAGGCTGGGGCTATTTTGCCGGCAGCTTGCTGGCCGCCTTGCTGTGGCCGCCTTTATCGAACCTGATGCTGATGCATCAACGCAAGTCGGTGCCGGACGAATTATGAACTGCCGGATGAGTGGCTGGCTGCTGCGCGCGGAGGACTGATGGCGCGCAATGAACTGAAGAATTCGATGGCCGAGCGCTATGCGTTCCAGCTCCGTATCGTCACCGCGGTGCTGTTCGTGCTCGGCCTGTTTGGCCTGCTGTTTGCCCGTTTCATCTGGCTGCAGGTGGCGCAGCACGACAAATACCAGACGCTGGCCGAGGCGAACCGGATTTCACTGGTGCCGGTGTCGCCGCCGCGCGGCATCATTCGTGACCGCAATGGCGTGGTGCTGGCACACAATTTCTCCGCCTACACGCTTGAAATCACGCCGTCCAAACTGGCAGATTCGCTCAACGACACGATCGCCCGGCTGTCGAACATCATCGAAATCAGCGGCAAGGACAAGCGCCGGCTGAAGAAGCTGATGGAGGAAACGCGTGATTTTGAATCGTTGCCGATCCGCACGCGCTTGTCCGATGAGGAAGTCGCGCGCTTTGCCGCCAATAGCTACCAGTTTCCCGGTGTCGAGATCAAGGCACGGCTGTTCCGCCAGTACCCGTATCAGGAAGTGGGCAGTCATCTGATCGGCTATATCGGCCGGATCAACGACAAGGATCTGGCCGGGCTCGACGAGAGCGGCCAAAAGGCCAATTACCGGGGCACCGATCACATCGGCAAGCTGGGTATCGAGGCCAGCTACGAGCAGCAGCTGCACGGCACCACCGGTTTTGAAGAGGTCGAAATCGACTCGGGCGGGCGCGCCGTGCGCACGCTGCGGCGTACGCCACCGCGGCAAGGTCAGGATCTGACCTTGTCGGTCGACATCAAGCTGCAGGAGATGATCGAAAAGCTTTTCGGCAATCGGCGCGGCGCGCTGGTGGCGATTGATCCACGCGATGGCGGCGTGCTTGCCTTTGTCTCCAAGCCCGGATTTGATCCCAATCTGTTCGTTGACGGTATCGATCCGGACAGCTGGAAAGAGCTGAACGAATCGCCGGACAAGCCGCTGCTGAACCGTGGGCTGCGCGGCGAATATCCGCCGGGCTCGACGTTCAAGCCCTTTATGGCGATCGCCGCGCTGGAAGGCAATTTTCCGCTGACGCGGCAGACGATCTCGGACCCCGGTTACTTCATTTACGGCAACAACCGTTTTCGCGATTCGCACAAGGGCGGTTATGGTTCGATGAACTTCGACCGTTCCCTGCCGTTGTCGTCCGATACCTATTACTACCAGCTCGCGGTGCAGATGGGGATCGATTACATCTCCCAATTCATGGCGACGCTCGATCTTGGCCGGCTTACCGGTATCGATCTGCCGGGTGAACGCCCGGGCGTGCTGCCGAGCCAGGAGTGGAAGAAAAAACGCTTCAAGACCCCGGCACAGCAGCGCTGGTATTCGGGTGAAACCGTGTCGATCGGCATCGGCCAGGGGTACAACTCGTATACGCCGCTGCAAATGGCCCACGGCATCGCGACGATTGCCAATCGTGGCGTGATGTACAAGCCGCACGTGGTGGCCACGCTGGTTGATCCGTCGACCGGAAAAAAAATGCAGATCGAGCCGCGGCCCGAGCGGACCATGACGTGGAAGCAGGAGAACGTCGAGCGGGTGATCCGTGGCATGGTCGGCGTGACCCAATACGGTACCGGTGCGCGCCTCTTCGCTGGCGCGCCTTATGTCGCAGCCGGCAAGACCGGCACCGCGCAGGTCTATAGCCTGCGGGGCGGCAAGTACAACGCCAAGGCGGTGAGCGAGCGGCTGCGCGACCATTCGTGGTTCGTCGCCTTCGCGCCGGCCGACAAGCCGACGATCGCATTCGCCGTGATTGTCGAGAACGGCGGCTTCGGCGCCGCGGCGGCCGGACCGATCGCGCGCCAGGTGCTCGACTATTACCTGCTGGGCAAAATGCCGGCCGCGCTGGCGGGCAATGCATCGGCAGTGGCTTCGGCGCCAGACGCGGCGCAGGAGGACATCGGTGATTAAGACACTCTGGAACCGGATCAAGCAGCCGATCGATCCGTGGTTGTTTCTGTTCACTCTGCTGATTTTCATCGTCTCGGCCGTGGTGCTGTATTCGGCGTCGAACCGTGATCTGGAAAAGGTGCTCGACAAGGTCACCTTCATGGGGATCTCGCTGGCGGTGATGTGGTTCTTTGCCAATATCTCGCAGCAAACGTTGATGCGCCTGGCCTTGCCGGCCTATGTAGTCGGCGTCGCACTGCTGGTTGCGGTGGCGCTGTTCGGCGTCACCAGCCACGGTGCGACACGCTGGCTCAATATCGGTATCACCCGCATCCAGCCGTCGGAGCTGATGCGCATTGCCATGCCGCTGATGCTGGCGTGGTATTTCCACCATTTCGAAGCCTCGCTGAACTGGAAGCACTTTGTTGTTGCCGGCCTGCTGATGGTGGTGCCGGTCGGACTCATCCTCAAGCAGCCGGATCTGGGCACCAGCCTTTTGATCGCATCGAGCGGTTTTTACGTGTTGTTTCTGGCCGGTTTGAGCTGGCGCTTCCTGGCGCTGATGATTGCAGCCGGTAGCGGTCTGGCTTATACGGTGACGCACTGGGATCTGTGCATCAACATCCTCCAGGAGTATCAGTGCCGCCGGGTCGCGACCATGCTTGATCCGATGCAGGATCCGCTCGGCGCCGGTTACCACATCATTCAGGGCACGATTGCCATCGGCTCGGGTGGGATGCTCGGCAAGGGCTGGCTCAACGGCACGCAGACCCATCTCGATTTCATTCCCGAACGCACCACCGACTTTATTTTTGCCGTGTTTGGCGAAGAGTTCGGCCTGCTTGGCAACGGCCTGCTGCTGGTGCTCTACCTGCTGGTGATCGGCCGTGGCCTGACCATCGCCAGCCGTGCGCCGACGCTGTTCGGCCGCTTGCTGGCGGGGGCAATCGCGCTCAACTTCTTTACCTATGCCTTCGTCAATATGGGCATGGTGTCGGGCATCCTGCCCGTGGTCGGCGTACCCTTGCCGCTGATTTCCTACGGCGGCACGTCGATGGTGTCGATTCTGGCGACCTTCGGCCTGATGATGAGCGTCAGCCGTGACCGAAAGCTGATGAAGGGGTAATGATGAAACTGCGCGGATTGCTCGCGATTGCCGCTCTGCTTGGCCTTGCCGCCTGCGGGACGGCGCCGACCAAACCTGTTGGCGGGACGAGCGGCACGACGCCACCACCGGCACCCGTGCAGGGTACGCCGTCGCAGTACAGCTGCGACTACAAGGCGCTGGCCGGCGGCGGGGCGTTCTACAAGGATGATGGGCCGATGAGCGATCTCCCGGCCAATCTTGACCTGATCGCCGAACCGGTGCCGCGCTGGGAGCCATTGCACAAATGGGCCAACCGTCCCTATACGGTGCTGGGCTTGTCGTTTACACCGCTGGCTGCGCCGGGTAACTCGGTCGAGACCGGCATGGGCTCGTGGTATGGCCGTAAATTCCATGGCCAGAAGACGTCGATCGGCGAAAGCTACAATATGTTCGCGATGACCGCCGCCAGCCCGGTGCTGCCGCTGCCAAGCTATGCGCGAGTGACCAACGTCAAGAATGGCCGCAGCGTCATCGTTCGCGTCAACGATCGCGGCCCGTTTCACAAGGGCCGGGTGATGGATTTGTCCTTCCTCGCCGCCTGCCGCCTCGGTTACGCGATGCAGGGCAGTACCGAGCTCAAGGTCGAAAGCCTTTTGCCGGGTGACGCGCCAACGGTCGTCCAGGCGCAGGCCAAGCAACAGGTCGATGCGCCGCTGCCGTTTGACGGCGTATCCAAGCCGGTGCCGATTGCCGACACCGCCGCCGGGGTCTATCTGCAACTGGCGGCATTCAGCAGCCAGGCCAACGCCGAATCGTTCCGCGAGCATTACGCCAGCATGCTTGATGGTGAGAGTGCCAAGCTCGTGGTTCAATCGGCTGGCGCCATCCACCGCGTTCGCATTGGTCCTTACCCGAATCGGCAGAGCGCACTGGCGGCGGCGGAAACGCTGACCGGCCAGCACAATCTGCAGGCCGTGATCGCGCGCTGATGCGAATGTAAAAAAGGGCGGAAATCTCCGCCCTTTTTTAACGTCTGCCGCTCAGGCCGCCGGTTTCCTGTACGCCACGCAATCGACCTCGACCTTGCAGTCGATCACCATGCTCGACACCACGCAGGCGCGCGCCGGCGGGTTGTCGCCGAAGTACTCCTTGAACACGCGGTTGAACGACATGAAGTCGCGCGCATCATCGAGCCACACGCCACAACGCACCACATGCTCGGGGCCGTAACCGGCCTCCTCCAGAATCGCCAGCAGGTTCTGGATCGTCTGGTGCGACTGGGTGACGATGCCGCCTTCGACGACTTCGCCGTTCAGCATCGGCGTCTGCCCGGATACATACAGCCAGCCATCGGCCTCGACCGCGCGCGCGAACGGCAGATGCTGGCCGCCGGTGCCTTTGCCGCCTTCGACGCCGTAACGTTTGATATCGGACATGCTTACTCCTGGAAATGAAGGGATGACTCAAAGCCGGCGCGCAGATCGTGCTCGCGGGCGAGGAAACGGCCGGCGCGCTGGCCGGTGGCTTGCTTGTTTTTATACGACAGCACGCCGTTGACCCAGACGGCCGCTATGCCGTCGGCGGCCTGGGCTGGATCGCTGAAACTGGCGACATCCGTCACCGTCGCCGGGTCGAACAGCACCAGATCGGCCCAGCAGCCTTCGCGGATCAGGCCGCGCCCGGTGAGGCCGAAACGTGCCGCCGACAGCCCGGTCATCTTGCGCACCGCTTCGGCCAGCGGAAACAACTTCACCTCGCGGCTGTAATGGCCGAGCACGCGCGGGAAGGTGCCCCACAGTCGCGGATGCGGCAGTGGATCGTTCGGCAGACCGTCGGAGCCGACCATGGTCAGCGGGTTGCCGAGGATGTGTCTGACGTCGTTTTCATCCATGCCGTAGTAGACCGCGCCGGCCGGCTGCAGTCGGCGGGCGGCGTCGAGCAGTGGCATGTTCCACTCGGCGGCGATCTCGGCGAGCAGCTTGCCGCCCATTGCCGGCTCGGGCTCGGACCAGGTGATCAGGATGTCGAATTCGTCGGTCACCTGCTTGAGGTCAAGCGTGCTCGAACTCGCCGCGTACGGATAGCAGTCGCAGCCGACATGCTGGTGCGCAGCGGCGGCCTCGATCGACGCGATCACTTCGCCGCTGCGGCCCCAGTTGCCGGCGCCGGCGCATTTGAGGTGTGAAACGATCACCGGCACGCGCGCATGCCGGCCGATCCGGTACGCCTCGTCCATCGCGTCGAGGATGGTCGCGAACTCGCTGCGCAGGTGCGTGGTGTAAACGGCGCCGAATTCGGCCAGCACTTCGGCCAGTGTCGCCACTTCGTCGGTGCTGCTGGAAAACGCCGATGCGTAGGCGAGCCCGGTCGACAGGCCGACGGCGCCGTTGGCGAGCGCGTCGCGCAGCTCCTGGCGCATGCTTTCGATTTCACCGGGCGTGGCGCTGCGATCGAGCCGGTCGAGATGGTTCTGCCGCAGCGCGGTGTGGCCGACGAGCGCGGCGACGTTGACCGACGGCTGCGCCGCTTCGACCGCAAGGCGATAGTCGCCGAAGCTCGGGTAAACGAAGTCTTTGGCGTCGCCGAGCAGATTCATCGGGTCGGGCGGATCGCCGTTGAGCCGCACCGGGCTGGCGCTGATGCCGCAATTGCCGACCACCACCGTGGTCACGCCTTGCGACAGCTTGGGCAGCATCTCGGGGGAACGGATCACCGTGGTGTCGTCGTGCGTGTGCACGTCGATGAAACCCGGTGCCAACGCCAGACCGGCGGCGTCGATGTCGTCCTTGGCCGGGCTATCGATGGTGCCGATGGCGGCAATCCGGCCATCCTTGATCGCCACCGCGCCGACAGCGCCGGGCGTGCCGGTGCCGTCGAGGATGAGCACATTGCGGATGATCAGCTCGTACATGGTCAATCTCCCAGCGGCAGACGGTTGTCGCCGCCACGGTATTCGTCGAGCGCGTACTTCACCCGGCGCAGCATTTCCTTGCTGTGCGCGGACTGGCGCAAGGCGTACTCGGTGGCCAGCAGGTCGATCGCGAACATCATCGCGTAGCGCGACGCCGAGGGTTTGAAGATGAAGTCGGTCTCGCTCGTCGTGATCGGCAGCAGCACGTCGGCCAGCGCGGCCAGCGGCGAGCCGGCGGCGGTGATCGCGATGACCCTGGCGCCATAGGCGCGGGC encodes:
- the mreC gene encoding rod shape-determining protein MreC translates to MQTSPPVFFKQGPKPLTRLLIFSTLSIAMIVGDAQYAMLGRIREQVSVLLYPLQWAATTPFATLRNTADFLSRQSELMSENRQLNDAQLAARAQAMKLKAVEAENATLRGLSERRSTVGQPSQLAEILYNGRDPFTSRLIVDRGQQQGVSAGQIAIDASGVVGQVVRVQPLTSEVRLISDRNQMVPVVVERNQLRTVVYGMGAHQSLEVRNMAPNVDIKPGDVLVTSGIDGLYPVGLPVARVLKVERGAAFARVICQPVAAVDQHRFLLLLDHRSDMPPYPEAASQPAATNRKGS
- the mreD gene encoding rod shape-determining protein MreD gives rise to the protein MPVSHQLLRPVSIGFIVLSFVVALLVNLLPWQASIANFAPDFVALFIVYWALNQPRRVGVATAFVLGVIVDVGDGNVLGQHALAYSVIAYLVLIRQRQLAVFAFWQQALLVLGLLTLAQVIMVVVRTLLGAPFVGWGYFAGSLLAALLWPPLSNLMLMHQRKSVPDEL
- the mrdA gene encoding penicillin-binding protein 2, which gives rise to MARNELKNSMAERYAFQLRIVTAVLFVLGLFGLLFARFIWLQVAQHDKYQTLAEANRISLVPVSPPRGIIRDRNGVVLAHNFSAYTLEITPSKLADSLNDTIARLSNIIEISGKDKRRLKKLMEETRDFESLPIRTRLSDEEVARFAANSYQFPGVEIKARLFRQYPYQEVGSHLIGYIGRINDKDLAGLDESGQKANYRGTDHIGKLGIEASYEQQLHGTTGFEEVEIDSGGRAVRTLRRTPPRQGQDLTLSVDIKLQEMIEKLFGNRRGALVAIDPRDGGVLAFVSKPGFDPNLFVDGIDPDSWKELNESPDKPLLNRGLRGEYPPGSTFKPFMAIAALEGNFPLTRQTISDPGYFIYGNNRFRDSHKGGYGSMNFDRSLPLSSDTYYYQLAVQMGIDYISQFMATLDLGRLTGIDLPGERPGVLPSQEWKKKRFKTPAQQRWYSGETVSIGIGQGYNSYTPLQMAHGIATIANRGVMYKPHVVATLVDPSTGKKMQIEPRPERTMTWKQENVERVIRGMVGVTQYGTGARLFAGAPYVAAGKTGTAQVYSLRGGKYNAKAVSERLRDHSWFVAFAPADKPTIAFAVIVENGGFGAAAAGPIARQVLDYYLLGKMPAALAGNASAVASAPDAAQEDIGD
- the rodA gene encoding rod shape-determining protein RodA; this translates as MHRQWLRRQTRRRRTSVIKTLWNRIKQPIDPWLFLFTLLIFIVSAVVLYSASNRDLEKVLDKVTFMGISLAVMWFFANISQQTLMRLALPAYVVGVALLVAVALFGVTSHGATRWLNIGITRIQPSELMRIAMPLMLAWYFHHFEASLNWKHFVVAGLLMVVPVGLILKQPDLGTSLLIASSGFYVLFLAGLSWRFLALMIAAGSGLAYTVTHWDLCINILQEYQCRRVATMLDPMQDPLGAGYHIIQGTIAIGSGGMLGKGWLNGTQTHLDFIPERTTDFIFAVFGEEFGLLGNGLLLVLYLLVIGRGLTIASRAPTLFGRLLAGAIALNFFTYAFVNMGMVSGILPVVGVPLPLISYGGTSMVSILATFGLMMSVSRDRKLMKG
- a CDS encoding septal ring lytic transglycosylase RlpA family protein, coding for MMKLRGLLAIAALLGLAACGTAPTKPVGGTSGTTPPPAPVQGTPSQYSCDYKALAGGGAFYKDDGPMSDLPANLDLIAEPVPRWEPLHKWANRPYTVLGLSFTPLAAPGNSVETGMGSWYGRKFHGQKTSIGESYNMFAMTAASPVLPLPSYARVTNVKNGRSVIVRVNDRGPFHKGRVMDLSFLAACRLGYAMQGSTELKVESLLPGDAPTVVQAQAKQQVDAPLPFDGVSKPVPIADTAAGVYLQLAAFSSQANAESFREHYASMLDGESAKLVVQSAGAIHRVRIGPYPNRQSALAAAETLTGQHNLQAVIAR
- a CDS encoding RidA family protein; its protein translation is MSDIKRYGVEGGKGTGGQHLPFARAVEADGWLYVSGQTPMLNGEVVEGGIVTQSHQTIQNLLAILEEAGYGPEHVVRCGVWLDDARDFMSFNRVFKEYFGDNPPARACVVSSMVIDCKVEVDCVAYRKPAA
- a CDS encoding amidohydrolase family protein; this translates as MYELIIRNVLILDGTGTPGAVGAVAIKDGRIAAIGTIDSPAKDDIDAAGLALAPGFIDVHTHDDTTVIRSPEMLPKLSQGVTTVVVGNCGISASPVRLNGDPPDPMNLLGDAKDFVYPSFGDYRLAVEAAQPSVNVAALVGHTALRQNHLDRLDRSATPGEIESMRQELRDALANGAVGLSTGLAYASAFSSSTDEVATLAEVLAEFGAVYTTHLRSEFATILDAMDEAYRIGRHARVPVIVSHLKCAGAGNWGRSGEVIASIEAAAAHQHVGCDCYPYAASSSTLDLKQVTDEFDILITWSEPEPAMGGKLLAEIAAEWNMPLLDAARRLQPAGAVYYGMDENDVRHILGNPLTMVGSDGLPNDPLPHPRLWGTFPRVLGHYSREVKLFPLAEAVRKMTGLSAARFGLTGRGLIREGCWADLVLFDPATVTDVASFSDPAQAADGIAAVWVNGVLSYKNKQATGQRAGRFLAREHDLRAGFESSLHFQE